The Pyrenophora tritici-repentis strain M4 chromosome 2, whole genome shotgun sequence genome window below encodes:
- a CDS encoding Leucine-rich repeat (LRR) protein, whose protein sequence is MAKSMDLDAIPPSSPPHMSTLDSSPFPPFFEPQHSAFTSKSSSPPPTFSSDDSRESVDVTNYQSPRIYKNKRKGTWWDNRESAHTTPEVKKTKFSRNFDSGIYMHSDASDSSDDLPPPHKSPFALNITFSDTDDAIDVGDIHEERTAIGVSRYPRITISATERAFNDQVEEGLANNQEQYNFEDEDLGDRDITRIGDLKNVIRNPPVYDNELPTEGQFRSLEPELRIVLNKNKLQTLTPTLFDIEFLKSLYLRENQIEELPQDIRRLRNLQALDVSRNKLQYFPFDIIRLLQPYGGLERLTTMGNNLLEPMTCARFRTSDYVPQEEGTLYDMDALPLDRVRDDARKQLAHLYENLDTYEDRDQAIWRIRYYESWANSFDGGDDARECEVEKDTCLYPHHPTLNLRDIDDPNVMAHAPQYIARTLVTYYDQCGTQFPKSSSLPSSGQDQYPILIETSRGTYGVPSSYWFKPASSSRVFPLLTSSLHQALRHAAPEDIRNLVSGNGRYRLPREVEGFLRRADENSRGGYSAFRQCHVCSRDYVVARAEWVEFWSFGYGVFLPLKVSVCSWGCVPAQMMQEPEKLLEL, encoded by the coding sequence ATGGCCAAATCCATGGATCTCGACGCTATTCCGCCCTCCTCACCACCTCACATGAGCACCTTGGACTCGTCCCCATTTCCCCCCTTCTTCGAGCCGCAGCACTCCGCTTTCACTTCAAAGTCTAGTTCGCCACCCCCGACATTCTCTAGCGATGACTCGCGCGAATCCGTGGACGTGACCAATTACCAGTCGCCTCGCATATAcaagaacaagcggaagggCACGTGGTGGGATAACCGCGAGTCTGCGCACACCACTCCGGAGGTAAAAAAGACTAAATTCTCCCGTAATTTTGACTCGGGTATATATATGCACAGCGACGCATCCGACAGCTCCGACGATCTTCCACCCCCACACAAATCACCTTTCGCTCTAAACATCACCTTTTCGGATACCGACGATGCAATTGACGTCGGCGACATCCATGAAGAAAGGACTGCGATCGGAGTCTCGAGATACCCTAGGATAACAATATCTGCGACAGAGCGGGCATTCAACGACCAGGTTGAGGAAGGCTTGGCAAACAATCAAGAACAGTACAACTTTGAGGATGAAGACCTTGGAGATCGCGATATCACGCGCATCGGCGATCTGAAGAACGTTATCAGGAACCCCCCGGTCTACGACAATGAGCTCCCCACTGAGGGTCAGTTCAGGTCACTGGAGCCAGAGCTGCGTATTGTCCTGAACAAGAACAAGCTGCAGACACTCACGCCCACTCTGTTCGACATCGAGTTTCTCAAGAGTCTTTATCTGCGGGAGAACCAGATTGAAGAACTCCCACAGGATATTCGTCGCCTCCGGAACCTGCAGGCTCTGGATGTATCAAGGAATAAACTTCAGTATTTTCCATTTGATATTATCCGCCTACTCCAGCCCTATGGTGGTCTAGAACGTCTTACCACCATGGGCAACAATCTGCTGGAGCCTATGACCTGCGCGCGATTCCGGACCAGCGACTATGTCCCACAAGAGGAAGGCACCCTCTATGACATGGACGCCCTGCCCCTGGACCGTGTACGGGATGATGCAAGGAAACAGCTTGCGCATCTCTATGAGAATCTGGACACGTACGAAGATCGCGACCAGGCCATCTGGCGCATCCGGTACTATGAGTCCTGGGCCAACTCTTTCGATGGCGGCGACGATGCTCGTGAGTGCGAAGTGGAGAAAGACACCTGCCTCTATCCTCATCATCCCACACTCAACTTAAGGGACATTGATGACCCGAACGTCATGGCACATGCACCACAGTACATTGCCAGGACCTTGGTTACCTACTACGACCAGTGTGGCACCCAGTTTCCCAAGTCCTCTTCCCTCCCTTCCTCTGGCCAGGACCAATACCCAATTCTCATCGAAACCAGTCGCGGCACGTATGGCGTTCCGTCATCATACTGGTTCAAGCCAGCATCCTCGTCAAGGGTCTTTCCCCTACTTACATCAAGTCTTCATCAGGCACTGCGACACGCTGCCCCAGAGGACATTAGGAACTTGGTCTCTGGAAATGGTCGATACAGACTGCCGCGTGAGGTAGAAGGGTTCCTTCGCCGAGCAGATGAAAACAGCAGGGGCGGATACAGTGCCTTTCGCCAATGTCACGTCTGCTCCCGGGATTACGTGGTTGCTAGGGCAGAGTGGGTTGAATTTTGGAGCTTTGGATATGGTGTCTTTCTACCACTGAAGGTCAGCGTCTGCTCATGGGGCTGCGTGCCCGCTCAGATGATGCAGGAGCCCGAGAAGCTGTTGGAATTGTGA
- a CDS encoding LysP, Amino acid transporter — MSEKNLDLGVKSQGADYGVHDPHAASRRRSSAVGPEVIEGEIFDDRYETTQRGLKSRHAQMIALGGTIGTGLFVGSGQTLARGGPAFILGAYIFMSFLIFCVVTCIIEVAAYLPTPGSSMNLYGYRYVSRSMGFALGWLYFYSLGILVPYEITAAGLVIDYWNPSVNIAVWITIMIIVIVALNCFPVKFYGETEFWFAGTKVVMIVGLLILSFILFWGGGPSNDRLGFRYWKNPGAANTYLESGNTGRFIALLSTVVLSAFPFAFAPELLVVTGGEMVSPRRNLPIAARRYIYRLLIFYVGSVLAIGVICRSDDPSITSGGAGAGSSPFVAGIKNAGIPVLDSIINAGIIISAWSSGNSFLFLSSRSLYSLALSGNAPSIFKSCTKSGVPYWAVTASSLFCALAYLNVASSSAVVFTWFVNLTNTSGFISWICCGIIYLRFRKACEAQNVTDLPYKSPVGRWGAWSIIIAFTFLCLINGFDVFWPEKWNISSFFTAYVGIPMFLLFYFIHRIWSWGDTWAHNPMEVDLQTGMDRVLAEETPASTTKGPWYMKIKLLWE, encoded by the exons ATGTCTGAGAAGAACTTGGACCTGGGCGTCAAGAGTCAAGGTGCGGACTATGGCGTACACGATCCACATGCGGCCAGTCGAAGGAGGAGCTCGGCTGTTGGTCCTGAGGTCATTGAAGGCGAGATCTTTGATGATCGTTATGAGACTACGCAGCGAGGGTTGAAGTCACG CCATGCGCAGATGATTGCATTGGGTGGCACAATCGGCACCGGTCTCTTCGTTGGTTCGGGTCAGACTCTCGCCCGTGGAGGTCCAGCCTTCATCCTCGGTGCATACATCTTCATGTCGTTCCTGATCTTCTGTGTTGTCACCTGCATCATCGAAGTCGCCGCCTACCTCCCCACTCCTGGCTCCTCCATGAACCTCTACGGCTACCGCTATGTCTCGCGCTCAATGGGTTTCGCTCTTGGTTGGCTGTACTTTTACTCGCTCGGCATCTTAGTTCCCTACGAAATCACAGCGGCTGGTCTCGTGATTGACTACTGGAATCCGTCGGTCAATATTGCAGTCTGGATCACGATCATGATTATTGTCATTGTGGCGTTGAACTGCTTCCCTGTCAAATTTTACGGAGAAACGGAGTTCTGGTTCGCCGGTACAAAGGTCGTTATGATCGTTGGACTTCTGATCCTCTCGTTCATCTTGTTCTGGGGAGGTGGTCCGTCCAACGATCGTCTGGGATTCCGGTACTGGAAGAACCCTGGCGCGGCAAACACGTATCTCGAATCGGGTAACACTGGTCGATTCATTGCGCTGCTATCGACAGTGGTTCTCTCTGCT TTCCCCTTCGCCTTTGCCCCAGAGCTCCTGGTCGTAACAGGCGGCGAGATGGTATCCCCTCGCCGAAACCTCCCCATTGCCGCACGCCGATACATCTACCGTCTCCTGATCTTCTACGTCGGCAGCGTCCTGGCCATTGGCGTCATCTGCCGCTCAGATGACCCTAGCATAACATCCGGTGGAGCCGGTGCTGGCTCGTCGCCTTTCGTCGCTGGTATCAAGAATGCTGGAATACCCGTCCTTGATAGCATCATCAACGCCGGAATCATCATCAGTGCCTGGTCATCCGGCAActccttcctcttcctctcctcGCGATCGCTATACTCGCTCGCTCTTTCCGGAAACGCGCCTTCCATCTTCAAGTCGTGTACAAAGTCCGGAGTTCCGTACTGGGCCGTCACCGCCTCGTCGCTCTTCTGCGCCCTGGCCTACCTCAACGTAGCAAGCTCCTCAGCCGTCGTCTTCACCTGGTTCGTCAACCTGACAAACACGTCCGGTTTCATCTCCTGGATCTGCTGCGGTATCATCTACCTGCGTTTCCGCAAAGCGTGCGAGGCGCAGAACGTCACGGATCTCCCATACAAGTCGCCTGTTGGCAGGTGGGGTGCGTGGAGCATCATCATCGCCTTCACTTTCTTGTGTCTCATCAACGGGTTTGACGTCTTCTGGCCTGAGAAGTGGAACATAAGCTCCTTCTTCACTGCTTACGTTGGTATCCCTATGTTCTTGCTCTTCTACTTTATACACAGGATTTGGTCATGGGGTGACACTTGGGCTCATAACCCCATGGAGGTGGATCTGCAGACGGGTATGGATCGCGTGCTTGCGGAGGAGACACCGGCGAGCACGACAAAGGGTCCTTGGTATATGAAGATTAAGCTTCTCTGGGAGTAG
- a CDS encoding TT-ORF1 multi-domain protein, with product MASTSNTRSATNRTARARKQVMYIEVSSSAPSSDHDASETNNDASNTHGDAASETSEAYDGILNPESKPLPSDDDEPTSDYESSVGVSLEVPVAASSSPVDTSLPAPSSSIVQPSSSKDEAMPTWYASTNPGDMATFLDTIYSGDDEVAQSVTCLRFSAIFDTPTDSGLIESFGIDPNNMDYSPPLEHERGFQARICRRLRLLLRAVDKPEAEKLVV from the coding sequence ATGGCCTCTACCTCTAACACCCGCTCTGCCACCAACCGCACTGCCCGCGCTAGGAAACAGGTTATGTATATAGAAGTCTCTTCATCTGCCCCTTCGTCTGACCACGACGCCTCCGAGACCAACAATGACGCCTCCAACACCCACGGCGACGCCGCCTCTGAGACCTCTGAAGCCTACGATGGCATCCTAAACCCAGAGTCCAAACCCTTGCCCTCTGACGACGACGAGCCCACCTCCGACTATGAATCCAGTGTAGGTGTAAGCCTTGAAGTCCCCGTGGCCGCCTCGTCGTCACCCGTGGACACTTCCCTACCCGCACCGTCGTCCTCCATAGTTCAGCCATCCTCATCCAAAGATGAGGCCATGCCTACCTGGTATGCCTCAACGAACCCTGGAGATATGGCGACCTTCCTAGACACCATCTACTCTGGCGACGACGAAGTGGCCCAGAGCGTCACGTGTCTGCGATTCTCCGCGATCTTCGATACACCAACCGACTCCGGCTTGATCGAGTCTTTCGGTATCGACCCCAACAATATGGACTACAGTCCCCCACTGGAACACGAACGCGGCTTTCAGGCACGCATTTGTCGCAGGCTAAGGTTGCTGCTTCGAGCTGTCGATAAGCCTGAGGCCGAAAAGCTAGTGGTCTAG